The genomic window ATATTTAAACCGAGATATGTACCTAAGATAGTTTCACTTTGCCTGTTCCAGTCATCGTTGTTATTCTTGGAATGCCCATAAGGGTTAAGAATAATTTCTAATCTGTTTCCAATAACCTTTGTGAAAGAAAAGGATTCGGTGAAATCCGAAAAGCTAGAAAAGTAACTTCTCGCTTCAGTAGAAACACCAATAATAGAGTTCTCTGGAAAAAACTGTTTTTCCGATTCTTGCGCGTACAAACTGGAACTAAATATTAAAGCAATCGGGAGAAGTAAATAGGTCAGGTTGGTGCTCATAAGGTTTTGATTAGAAATATGAATGTGTAGTAAATATAAAATTTTCTATCGTCATCATCTTGTGTTCGATTTTGGCAGCTGTTCTTAAAGTTTAGGAACAGGAGATTACATTTGAAAAAAGGATCGGAGAATAAAGGGCTTGAACACTATAAAGAGATAGATTTGGGCTTAGCAAAGTTAATTCTATATATAAAACGGTAGACCAAAGTTAGTGAGTAATACACCTTGTACATATTGTAAAACTACCGATAGCGTTGAGCTATATGGTACGTACGATACTTTTGGAAATGACTATACTCTGAGAGAATGCAACCAATGTGAAGCTGTATTTCTAACTCCTGCCCCAGATGATGAATTGTTAGCTCAAGCTTACGATGAGAGCTACTATGGAGAAGGGGAAGAAAAATTCAACGAAGGCCTCATTGAAAAAATGCTCGATTATTTTAGAAGACAAAGGGCCAAGCTTGTAGCTAAAAATACAGTTGAGGGAGGCAAAGTTTTAGACATCGGTTGTGGAAATGGTCGCTTTTTATCGTTTGTAAAAGAAGAAGGAAATTTTGATATACAGGGTATCGAGATGGAAGGTGGATCTGCGGATAGAGCGGAACGAATAGAAGGCTTGAACCTTAAACGGGGTACTCTTGAATCTTCAGATTTCGAGGAAAATAGTATTGATGCAATAACGATGTTTCATGTAT from Flavobacteriales bacterium includes these protein-coding regions:
- a CDS encoding class I SAM-dependent methyltransferase, encoding MSNTPCTYCKTTDSVELYGTYDTFGNDYTLRECNQCEAVFLTPAPDDELLAQAYDESYYGEGEEKFNEGLIEKMLDYFRRQRAKLVAKNTVEGGKVLDIGCGNGRFLSFVKEEGNFDIQGIEMEGGSADRAERIEGLNLKRGTLESSDFEENSIDAITMFHVFEHLTEPAKTLEIMSNIIKPNGVVVMSFPNIDSFQSRFFKGDWLHLDPPRHLFFFRPKLFKAIMKAHGFELVRERYFSIEYNPFGFQQSLLNKLFKKREVLYESLKGNKEYVKEYSSLNLLLQNLFFKLSAPLFILMDAVDSLFSKGATVEFVFRKKG